The following coding sequences are from one Peromyscus eremicus chromosome X, PerEre_H2_v1, whole genome shotgun sequence window:
- the LOC131899741 gene encoding testis-expressed protein 13C-1-like, with amino-acid sequence MAVDVGDPKSGFRHCDVVVFINEEVLRNGGGRSFYLTFRSRPWKDIEDGLKSVVADTRVPRTIKRACAWSALALGVRVAKRQREKQSQRVQQLHNQVEEQEAATWTLATDLQRLREERDEVVSELRSARDNLKQVLHECDMLHKRLIEFDLSQQLLAESQDTEYLGTLPWPLIIKEHIEPLDTDLQSGQYAVTPKKDQMVSVTVLETLHEAEEFSASSV; translated from the exons ATGGCTGTGGACGTTGGGGATCCCAAGAGTGGTTTCCGCCACTGCGATGTGGTTGTGTTTATCAATGAAGAGGTGCTGAGGAATGGTGGTGGCCGGAGCTTCTACCTGACCTTCCGTTCACGGCCCTGGAAGGATATAGAAGATGGTCTGAAGTCTGTCGTGGCTGATACCCGTGTACCACGCACCATCAAGAGGGCCTGCGCCTGGAGTGCTCTCGCCCTGGGAGTGAGGGTGGCTAAGAGGCAACGAGAAAAGCAGTCACAACGTGTCCAGCAGCTGCACAATCAAGTCGAAGAGCAGGAGGCAGCCACCTGGACTTTAGCCACAGACCTGCAACGGCTGCGTGAGGAGCGTGACGAAGTGGTCTCTGAGCTTCGCAGTGCGAGAGACAACCTGAAGCAAGTGCTACACGAGTGTGATATGCTACACAAGAGGCTGATTGAGTTCGACCTGTCACAGCAACTTCTGGCTGAGTCGCAAGATACTGAGTATCTGGGTACTCTGCCGTGGCCTCTAATTATCAAAGAACATATAGAGCCTCTTGACACAGACTTGCAGAGTGGGCAATATGCAGTGACCCCGAAGAAAGACCAGATGGTATCCGTAACAG TTCTAGAAACTTTGCATGAAGCTGAAGAATTCTCAGCTTCCAGTGTGTGA